In one window of Nesterenkonia sandarakina DNA:
- a CDS encoding SufE family protein has product MSQDQEAQPASQPGDAGARVLPEQLAEVVEEFAELEDRQKLELLLEFSRELPELPERYRNSYDQMEEVVECQSPLFLTLEYDDAAGTAAIFFAAAREAPTTRGFAAILHEGLDGLRYEEILAVPEDLSERLGLSKAITPLRLRGMTAMLGRIKRNIRAHQAESAPAQAG; this is encoded by the coding sequence CCAGGAGGCACAGCCTGCCTCGCAGCCCGGTGATGCCGGCGCCCGGGTGCTGCCCGAGCAGCTGGCTGAGGTGGTCGAGGAGTTCGCCGAGCTCGAGGACCGGCAGAAGCTGGAGCTGCTGCTCGAGTTCTCCCGCGAGCTGCCGGAGCTGCCCGAGCGCTACCGCAACAGCTATGACCAGATGGAAGAGGTGGTGGAATGTCAGTCTCCGCTCTTCCTGACCTTGGAGTACGACGACGCCGCCGGGACCGCCGCGATCTTCTTCGCCGCTGCCCGGGAGGCGCCGACCACCCGAGGCTTCGCGGCGATCCTGCATGAGGGTCTGGACGGGCTGCGCTACGAGGAGATCCTCGCGGTCCCGGAGGACCTCTCCGAGCGCCTGGGCCTGTCCAAGGCGATCACCCCGCTGCGGCTGCGCGGGATGACGGCGATGCTGGGTCGGATCAAACGGAATATCCGGGCTCACCAGGCCGAGTCTGCCCCGGCGCAGGCCGGCTGA
- a CDS encoding alpha/beta hydrolase family protein gives MTSRFKQPVAAAARANALVHRTARALRPARESAPHTPWIRATSLGVGAGLAAGMTLAAGASGLAGYFARAVVTPVRERAEDLEILAVTRGPEGDEVILPITAETVVDGTYGLFFHGGRSLARIGPITALEPKGGTVTRPVEKVYGGDLRTAVRGWWTSVVYLNPADAGFASEEVVITLPGGPSPAWHVAPQPIPAGLPADHQGPLTGRNVWAIGVHGRGSNRTEGIRALAATSALGAETLLISYRNDGEAPAAADGRYGLGVTEWEDVEAAIEFALARGAEDIILFGWSMGGAISLQTADRSRYAEYIRALVLTGPVIDWMDVLAHQAKANRIPDVVGRLGQWFISNPGGRRVTGLAAPVDLQAMNWIDRADQLRDHVLIMHSVDDNIVPFGPSRDLARKNPKVTYVSFAQARHVKEWNHDPQRWDSTVIDWVSDLFSRPAPGQTRPGEPGYSV, from the coding sequence ATGACGTCCAGGTTCAAGCAGCCCGTCGCCGCCGCGGCGCGGGCAAACGCCCTTGTCCACCGCACTGCACGGGCCTTGAGGCCCGCGCGGGAATCCGCGCCGCACACCCCTTGGATCCGGGCCACGAGCCTCGGCGTGGGGGCCGGCCTGGCCGCCGGGATGACCCTCGCCGCCGGAGCCTCCGGCCTCGCCGGATACTTCGCACGCGCCGTGGTCACCCCGGTGCGCGAGCGGGCCGAGGATCTCGAGATCCTCGCCGTCACCCGCGGACCGGAGGGGGATGAGGTGATCCTGCCGATCACCGCGGAGACCGTGGTGGACGGGACCTATGGCTTGTTCTTCCATGGCGGGCGCTCACTGGCCCGGATCGGGCCGATCACGGCGCTGGAGCCCAAGGGCGGCACCGTCACCCGTCCGGTGGAGAAGGTCTACGGCGGGGACCTGCGCACCGCGGTCCGCGGCTGGTGGACCTCGGTGGTCTACCTGAACCCCGCCGACGCCGGGTTCGCCAGCGAGGAGGTGGTGATCACGCTGCCCGGAGGGCCGTCACCGGCCTGGCACGTGGCCCCGCAGCCGATCCCCGCGGGACTGCCCGCAGACCATCAGGGTCCGCTCACCGGGCGCAACGTCTGGGCGATCGGTGTCCATGGCCGCGGCAGCAACCGCACCGAGGGGATCCGGGCGCTGGCCGCGACCTCGGCGCTGGGGGCTGAGACGCTGCTGATCTCCTACCGCAACGACGGCGAGGCCCCGGCCGCGGCAGATGGCCGCTACGGCCTGGGAGTCACCGAGTGGGAGGACGTGGAGGCCGCCATCGAATTCGCGCTGGCCCGCGGGGCCGAAGACATCATCCTCTTCGGCTGGTCCATGGGAGGCGCGATCAGCCTGCAGACCGCTGACCGTTCCCGCTACGCGGAGTACATCCGCGCCCTGGTGCTCACCGGTCCGGTGATCGACTGGATGGATGTGCTCGCCCACCAGGCCAAGGCCAACCGGATCCCCGACGTCGTCGGTCGCCTGGGCCAGTGGTTCATCTCCAACCCGGGCGGACGCCGGGTGACCGGGCTTGCCGCCCCGGTGGACCTGCAGGCGATGAACTGGATCGACCGGGCAGACCAGCTGCGCGACCACGTGCTGATCATGCACAGCGTGGATGACAACATCGTGCCCTTCGGGCCCTCCCGGGACCTTGCCCGGAAGAACCCGAAGGTCACCTATGTCTCCTTCGCCCAGGCCCGGCACGTCAAGGAGTGGAACCACGATCCGCAGCGCTGGGACTCCACCGTGATCGACTGGGTGAGCGACCTGTTCAGCCGGCCTGCGCCGGGGCAGACTCGGCCTGGTGAGCCCGGATATTCCGTTTGA
- the msrB gene encoding peptide-methionine (R)-S-oxide reductase MsrB, whose product MSEHQNPGTGTDPWREKLSPQEYQVLRQGGTERAYTGEYWDNKAAGTYSCRACGAHLFASTEKFDSRCGWPSFFEPAADANIRYLSDTSMGMERTEVRCGSCDSHLGHLFTGEGFDTPTDQRYCINSISMDFHEASES is encoded by the coding sequence ATGAGTGAGCACCAGAACCCCGGAACCGGCACCGACCCATGGCGCGAGAAGCTCAGCCCGCAGGAGTACCAGGTGCTCCGGCAGGGCGGGACCGAACGCGCCTATACGGGCGAGTACTGGGACAACAAGGCCGCCGGGACCTACTCCTGCCGGGCCTGTGGCGCCCACCTGTTCGCCTCTACGGAGAAGTTCGACTCGCGCTGCGGCTGGCCCAGCTTCTTCGAGCCGGCCGCGGATGCGAACATCCGCTACCTCAGCGACACCTCCATGGGCATGGAGCGCACCGAGGTGCGCTGCGGCTCCTGCGACTCCCACCTGGGACACCTCTTCACCGGCGAGGGCTTCGACACCCCCACCGACCAGCGCTACTGCATCAACTCCATCTCGATGGACTTCCACGAAGCCTCCGAGAGCTGA
- a CDS encoding threonine aldolase family protein, producing MTLTTTHPVLDASFASDNVAGVSPEILTALGRANADAALPYGADPVTTQLREVIKETFGHKAEILPVFNGTGANVVALQALLPRWGAAICSAQAHVNNDEGAAPERVGTVKLLPRPTPDGKLTPADVQAELKALGFVHAAQPLAVTLTQSTELGTVYTPEEIAGVADLAHAHGLGVHLDGARISNAAAALGCSLSEITSAVGVDVLSLGGTKNGAMAAEAVVVLDPERVAGTEFIQKFSMQLASKQRFISAQLLELFGTDLWRRNAGHANAQAAKLGRLLAEIPGVTLSRPTEVNATFPEVPARIAQALRERYLIHVWDTAPSGNPVLRIMCSFDTSDAQIHALLECARRAWHVKLGVVPTLGT from the coding sequence GTGACGCTGACCACGACGCATCCGGTGCTCGATGCCTCCTTCGCCTCCGACAACGTTGCCGGGGTCTCTCCCGAGATCCTCACCGCCCTGGGTCGGGCCAATGCCGACGCGGCGCTGCCCTACGGCGCGGACCCGGTCACCACGCAGCTGCGTGAAGTGATCAAAGAGACCTTCGGGCACAAGGCAGAGATCCTGCCGGTCTTCAACGGCACGGGAGCCAATGTGGTGGCGCTGCAAGCGCTGCTCCCGCGCTGGGGTGCCGCGATCTGCTCCGCCCAGGCCCATGTCAACAACGACGAGGGCGCCGCGCCGGAGCGGGTGGGCACCGTGAAGCTGCTCCCCCGGCCCACCCCGGACGGGAAGCTGACCCCGGCTGACGTGCAGGCCGAGCTCAAGGCCCTGGGCTTCGTGCACGCTGCCCAGCCGCTGGCGGTGACCCTCACCCAGTCCACCGAGCTGGGCACCGTCTATACGCCCGAGGAGATCGCTGGGGTCGCCGATCTCGCCCATGCCCACGGGCTCGGAGTCCACCTCGACGGTGCGCGGATCTCCAACGCGGCCGCGGCCCTGGGGTGCTCGCTGAGTGAGATCACGTCCGCCGTCGGCGTGGACGTGCTCAGTCTCGGCGGCACCAAGAACGGGGCGATGGCGGCAGAGGCCGTGGTGGTGCTCGATCCGGAGCGGGTGGCGGGCACCGAGTTCATCCAGAAGTTCTCGATGCAGCTGGCGAGCAAGCAGCGGTTCATCTCCGCTCAGCTGCTGGAGCTCTTCGGCACCGACCTGTGGCGGCGCAACGCCGGCCACGCCAACGCCCAGGCGGCGAAGCTGGGCCGCCTGCTCGCCGAGATCCCTGGGGTCACGCTGTCCCGGCCCACCGAGGTCAACGCCACATTCCCCGAAGTGCCGGCAAGAATCGCCCAGGCGCTGCGGGAGCGCTACCTGATCCACGTCTGGGACACCGCCCCCAGCGGCAACCCGGTGCTGCGCATCATGTGCTCCTTCGACACCTCCGACGCCCAGATCCACGCCCTGCTGGAGTGCGCGCGGCGCGCCTGGCACGTCAAGCTGGGGGTTGTTCCTACTCTTGGCACGTGA
- a CDS encoding DUF3000 family protein, with translation MEGLPDAFLRALSSLRRASPRPEALVQEVPAPAKLAPFAVALRAEVHAHGEAGLGSHPVTRLRPAPEDTEVLATGRFILLHDPAGQQAWGGTFRVVIYIRAELDAEMGNDPLLGSVAWTWLCDSLAQHGVEYSHAGGTATRILSESFGSMENRLPSNDVELRASWSPTGTGFGSHLQAWADMVCSFAGLPPLPDGVIALPHIRRN, from the coding sequence ATCGAGGGGCTCCCGGATGCGTTCCTGCGTGCGCTGAGCAGCCTGCGCCGGGCGTCGCCGCGCCCCGAGGCGCTGGTCCAGGAGGTCCCGGCCCCGGCGAAGCTCGCGCCCTTCGCGGTGGCGCTGCGCGCTGAGGTGCACGCCCACGGCGAGGCCGGCCTGGGCTCGCACCCGGTCACCCGGCTGCGCCCCGCGCCGGAGGACACCGAGGTGCTCGCCACCGGGCGCTTCATCCTGCTCCACGACCCGGCCGGGCAGCAGGCCTGGGGCGGCACCTTCCGGGTGGTGATCTATATCCGCGCCGAGCTCGACGCCGAGATGGGCAACGATCCGCTGCTGGGCTCGGTGGCCTGGACCTGGCTCTGCGATTCCCTGGCCCAGCACGGGGTGGAGTACAGTCATGCGGGCGGCACGGCCACCCGGATCCTCTCTGAGAGCTTCGGCAGCATGGAGAATCGACTGCCCAGCAACGATGTGGAGCTGCGCGCCTCATGGAGCCCCACCGGCACCGGCTTCGGCTCCCACCTGCAGGCATGGGCCGATATGGTCTGCTCCTTCGCAGGACTGCCGCCGCTGCCCGATGGAGTGATCGCCCTGCCACATATCAGGAGGAACTGA
- a CDS encoding ribonuclease D, with product MPETPMDSPEEGPPPLLTEPEDGVPFVIDTERGLQRCAEALAAGTGPVAVDAERASGFRYGQRAFLVQLKREGSGLWLIDPEPFTTLAPVQEALDGVEWILHAATQDLPCLAELGMHPHSLFDTELAARLGGLPRVSLGAVVESLLGVRLAKEHSAADWSRRPLPQDWLRYAALDVELLIPLRESLTQLLREQDKLSWAEQEFEHLRTHRPVTVPRSERWRRASGVNRLKSPRKLAVLRELWAARESMAETKDVSPGHILPDSALVAAADAVPRTVPQLLSIKGFYGRAAKREAPKWLRAIESGTKNNEVPEAKPRSAGPPPPRTWKDRNPLAFRRYRTARDWLTHRADELELMPETLLTPAVLKALCWSPPEVLDLESVSAALADLGARPWQIEKCAAIVTVALLDPEPLESF from the coding sequence GTGCCGGAGACCCCGATGGACTCCCCCGAGGAGGGACCGCCGCCGCTGCTGACCGAACCCGAGGATGGGGTTCCGTTTGTGATCGACACCGAGCGCGGCCTGCAGCGCTGCGCCGAGGCGCTGGCCGCCGGCACCGGACCGGTGGCCGTGGATGCCGAGCGGGCTTCCGGCTTCCGCTATGGGCAGCGCGCGTTCCTGGTCCAGCTCAAACGGGAGGGCTCCGGTCTCTGGCTGATCGACCCCGAACCCTTCACCACCCTGGCCCCGGTCCAGGAGGCCCTCGACGGCGTCGAGTGGATCCTGCATGCGGCCACCCAGGACCTGCCCTGCCTGGCCGAGCTGGGCATGCACCCGCACAGCCTCTTCGACACCGAGCTCGCCGCCCGACTGGGCGGACTGCCCCGGGTCAGTCTCGGCGCGGTGGTGGAGTCCCTGCTGGGGGTCCGTCTGGCCAAGGAACACTCCGCCGCTGACTGGTCCCGGCGTCCGCTGCCTCAGGACTGGCTGCGCTACGCGGCCCTGGACGTGGAGCTGCTGATCCCGCTGCGCGAGAGCCTCACCCAGCTTCTGCGCGAGCAGGACAAGCTGAGCTGGGCCGAGCAGGAGTTCGAGCATCTGCGCACGCACCGTCCGGTCACCGTCCCGCGCAGCGAACGTTGGCGCCGGGCCAGTGGGGTCAACCGGCTGAAGTCGCCGCGCAAGCTCGCGGTGCTGCGTGAGCTCTGGGCCGCGCGGGAGAGCATGGCCGAGACCAAGGACGTCTCCCCCGGTCATATCCTGCCGGATTCCGCGCTGGTCGCCGCGGCGGACGCGGTCCCGCGCACCGTGCCCCAGCTGCTCTCGATCAAGGGCTTCTACGGTCGCGCCGCCAAGCGCGAGGCCCCGAAGTGGCTGCGCGCGATCGAGTCCGGGACCAAGAACAACGAGGTGCCAGAGGCCAAGCCGCGCTCGGCCGGACCGCCGCCACCGCGCACATGGAAGGACCGCAACCCGCTGGCGTTCCGCCGCTACCGCACCGCCCGAGACTGGTTGACCCACCGCGCCGATGAGCTGGAGCTGATGCCCGAGACGCTGCTGACCCCGGCGGTGCTCAAGGCGCTCTGCTGGTCACCGCCGGAGGTCCTGGACCTGGAGAGCGTCAGCGCCGCGCTCGCGGACCTCGGCGCCCGACCCTGGCAGATCGAGAAGTGCGCCGCCATCGTCACGGTGGCCCTGCTGGACCCGGAGCCGCTGGAGTCCTTCTGA
- a CDS encoding 3-hydroxyacyl-CoA dehydrogenase NAD-binding domain-containing protein — translation MTDSHAAQIPAEALDFSRFTDLAAAFSDEVITHSRAEDVDLPGGAGTLVLIRLDNDHPKRPSTLGPSSLIQFGEVLAEQLPRARSAEIAGIAVIGKPGVLAAGADLGAAERVDSREHSTAMADLGHHAYRLLEDFPVPSFALINGTALGGGLEIALAAQHRTVSTAAKGIGLPEAFLGLVPGWGGVYRLPRLIGPEAAAEVIFENALSNNRTLTGEKVHALGIADALFEAEDFEAQSLAYAAKIISGDPDTARQLSERRHHDDSAAAWTRAIEAAERTVAKKLGPTAPAPARALDLFRQVPERTREESRAAECEALGDLMLTEEFRNTVYAFLNLLQKRAKRPAGVPDVAPRSINKVGVVGAGLMASQLALVFATALKVPVVLTDIDQARVDKGLGHIAAQLEKQASKGRLTAEQAHGLRGLITGSTEKSVYADADFVIEAVFEEIGVKKQVFAELEQIVPAETILATNTSSLSVSEMAADLAHPERVIGFHFFNPVAAMPLIEIARAPQTADEPVATAFALAAGLRKTPVLTSDSTAFVVNRVLLRLMAEVQRAFDEGTDPATADAALKPIGLPMSPFTLLAMVGIPVAQHVTESLHASFGDRFHVSENLQRLIDAGVTEIFSTDDAGRPYIKDSTTSLMSFGSSPRTAEQLLRTVQDALAEEIGMMLDEGVVASRQDVDLCMILGAGWPLHRGGITPYLDQVGASERVNGRTFSARG, via the coding sequence ATGACCGATTCGCACGCAGCACAGATCCCCGCCGAGGCCCTCGACTTCTCCCGCTTCACCGACCTCGCCGCGGCCTTCAGCGACGAGGTGATCACCCATTCTCGCGCCGAAGACGTCGACCTGCCCGGTGGGGCCGGCACCCTGGTGCTCATCCGGCTGGACAACGACCACCCCAAGCGGCCCTCCACGCTGGGCCCCAGCAGCCTGATCCAGTTCGGCGAGGTCCTCGCCGAGCAGCTCCCCCGCGCCCGCTCCGCAGAGATCGCCGGGATCGCGGTGATCGGCAAGCCCGGAGTGCTCGCCGCCGGGGCTGATCTGGGTGCTGCGGAACGGGTGGACTCCAGGGAGCACTCCACCGCGATGGCAGACCTGGGCCACCACGCGTACCGGCTGCTGGAGGACTTCCCGGTGCCCAGCTTCGCCTTAATCAACGGCACTGCGCTCGGCGGCGGACTCGAGATCGCGCTGGCGGCGCAGCACCGCACGGTCTCCACCGCCGCCAAGGGCATCGGACTGCCCGAGGCCTTCCTGGGCCTGGTCCCGGGCTGGGGCGGGGTCTACCGGCTCCCGCGTCTGATCGGACCGGAAGCCGCCGCAGAGGTCATCTTCGAGAACGCGCTGAGCAACAACCGCACCCTGACCGGGGAGAAAGTCCACGCGCTGGGCATCGCCGATGCGCTCTTCGAGGCCGAAGACTTCGAGGCCCAGAGTCTGGCCTACGCGGCGAAGATCATCAGCGGTGACCCCGACACGGCGCGCCAGCTGAGCGAACGCCGTCACCACGACGATTCCGCCGCCGCCTGGACCCGCGCCATCGAGGCCGCCGAGCGGACCGTGGCGAAGAAGCTGGGCCCCACAGCCCCGGCTCCGGCACGAGCCCTGGACCTCTTCCGCCAGGTCCCGGAGCGCACGCGCGAGGAGAGCCGCGCGGCGGAGTGCGAGGCGCTGGGCGATCTGATGCTTACCGAGGAGTTCCGCAACACCGTCTACGCCTTCTTGAACCTGTTGCAGAAGCGCGCCAAGCGGCCCGCCGGAGTCCCCGACGTCGCCCCCCGCAGCATCAACAAGGTGGGCGTGGTCGGGGCCGGCCTGATGGCCTCGCAGCTGGCGCTGGTCTTCGCCACCGCGCTGAAGGTCCCGGTGGTGCTCACCGACATCGACCAGGCCCGGGTGGACAAGGGGCTGGGGCACATCGCAGCCCAGCTGGAGAAGCAGGCCAGCAAGGGACGGCTCACTGCGGAGCAGGCCCACGGGCTGCGCGGGCTGATCACCGGCTCCACCGAGAAGTCCGTCTACGCCGACGCCGACTTCGTGATCGAGGCGGTGTTCGAGGAGATCGGCGTGAAGAAGCAGGTCTTCGCCGAGCTGGAGCAGATCGTCCCGGCCGAGACCATCCTGGCGACGAACACCTCCTCGCTCTCGGTCAGTGAGATGGCCGCCGACCTGGCCCATCCGGAGCGGGTCATCGGTTTCCACTTCTTCAATCCGGTGGCCGCGATGCCGCTGATCGAGATCGCGCGGGCACCGCAGACCGCCGATGAGCCCGTGGCCACCGCCTTCGCCCTCGCCGCCGGGCTGCGCAAGACCCCGGTGCTGACCAGCGACTCCACCGCCTTCGTGGTGAACCGGGTGCTGCTGCGGCTGATGGCCGAGGTTCAGCGCGCCTTCGACGAGGGCACCGACCCGGCCACCGCTGATGCCGCGCTGAAGCCGATCGGACTTCCGATGAGCCCGTTCACCCTGCTCGCCATGGTGGGGATCCCGGTGGCCCAGCATGTCACCGAGTCGCTGCATGCCAGCTTCGGGGACCGCTTCCACGTCTCGGAGAACCTGCAGCGGCTCATCGACGCCGGAGTCACCGAGATCTTCAGCACCGACGACGCCGGCCGACCCTACATTAAGGACAGCACCACCTCGCTGATGAGCTTCGGCAGCTCACCGCGCACCGCCGAGCAGCTGCTGAGAACGGTCCAGGATGCACTCGCAGAGGAGATCGGGATGATGCTCGACGAGGGCGTCGTCGCGTCCCGTCAGGACGTGGACCTGTGCATGATCCTGGGCGCCGGGTGGCCGCTGCACCGCGGCGGGATCACCCCCTACCTGGACCAGGTGGGCGCCAGCGAACGGGTCAACGGGCGCACCTTCAGCGCGCGCGGCTGA
- a CDS encoding ubiquinol-cytochrome c reductase iron-sulfur subunit: MTSPCCDRRRFLHASALTVGSAGLLSACGGHGTPEPAAPSLAEGGSWVELLDLKDLEVGASSAEEVQETQLLLHRSDESTVHAFSAVCTHQGCAVGTEPDRFACPCHGSIFNRETGAAEAGPAREPLTRYPAEIRGEAIWVQV; the protein is encoded by the coding sequence ATGACCTCGCCCTGCTGTGATCGCCGTCGTTTCCTGCACGCCTCGGCCCTGACCGTGGGCTCAGCTGGGCTGCTGAGCGCCTGCGGTGGGCACGGGACCCCGGAGCCCGCCGCGCCCAGCCTCGCCGAGGGCGGCAGCTGGGTCGAGCTCCTGGATCTGAAGGACCTTGAGGTCGGTGCCAGCAGCGCCGAGGAGGTTCAGGAGACCCAGCTGCTGCTGCATCGCAGCGATGAGAGCACGGTGCATGCGTTCTCCGCGGTCTGCACCCACCAGGGATGCGCGGTGGGCACCGAGCCGGATCGCTTCGCCTGCCCCTGCCACGGCTCCATCTTCAATCGTGAGACCGGCGCCGCCGAGGCCGGCCCGGCGCGCGAACCGCTGACCCGCTACCCCGCCGAGATCCGCGGCGAGGCCATCTGGGTGCAGGTCTAG
- the dxs gene encoding 1-deoxy-D-xylulose-5-phosphate synthase — translation MSILQTITSPQELSKLSDEQMVRLSAEIREFLIANVSKTGGHMGPNLGVVELTLAIHRVFDSPRDSIIFDTGHQSYVHKLVTGRQDFSTLRQTGGIAGYPERAESVHDIVESSHASSSLSWADGISKARVLAGEADRCVVPVIGDGALTGGMAWEALNNIAADKDRRVIIVVNDNGRSYAPTVGGLAEQLGRLRRNFLDKVRTHRTYENVMDGTKQRLQNGGPMGQMVYRSLHAAKKGAKDFWAPQGLFEDLGMKYIGPVDGHDQRALEEALTDAKNYGGPVIVHALTEKGKGYAPARADENDQFHAVGVIDPETGEPVHRGGARSWTSVFEEEITAIADEREDIVGLTGAMMIPVGLRSFAQKHPERVFDVGIAEQHALTSAAGLAYGGLHPVVAIYATFLNRAFDQLLMDVALHRAGVTVVLDRAGVTGPDGPSHHGMWDLSLLQIVPGLQIAAPRDSTRLREELREAVAVDDAPTVLRFSKGSVNGEIDALERLHDGVDVLWRTAAEAEPGAEAEQPYAHDVLIVSVGTMAELSLDVAQRLADQGISATVVDPRWVLPVPDSVVSLAARHRTVICIEDGVKAGGVGSRIRQSMREAGVDTGLNEVGLPVEFLAHGTRGEVLARVGLTAQKITQDVVGQVLGTKVPYARPLPGETFPTGQIPSLRTRKA, via the coding sequence ATGAGTATTCTGCAGACAATCACGTCTCCGCAGGAGCTGTCCAAGCTCAGCGACGAGCAGATGGTGAGGCTGTCGGCGGAGATCCGAGAGTTCCTGATCGCGAACGTCTCCAAGACCGGTGGGCACATGGGGCCCAACCTCGGAGTGGTCGAACTGACCCTGGCGATCCACCGGGTCTTCGACTCCCCGCGCGACTCCATCATCTTCGACACCGGGCACCAGTCCTACGTGCACAAACTGGTCACCGGTCGCCAAGACTTCTCCACGCTGCGCCAGACCGGCGGCATCGCCGGCTACCCGGAGCGAGCCGAGTCCGTGCATGACATCGTGGAATCCTCCCACGCCTCCTCCTCGCTCTCCTGGGCCGATGGCATCTCCAAGGCCCGGGTGCTCGCCGGGGAGGCCGATCGCTGCGTGGTCCCGGTGATCGGCGACGGCGCGCTCACCGGCGGCATGGCCTGGGAGGCGCTGAACAACATCGCCGCAGACAAAGACCGCCGCGTGATCATCGTGGTCAACGACAACGGCCGCTCCTACGCGCCGACGGTCGGCGGACTGGCCGAGCAGCTGGGTCGGCTGCGCAGGAACTTCCTGGACAAGGTGCGCACCCACCGCACCTATGAGAACGTCATGGACGGCACCAAGCAGCGGCTGCAGAACGGCGGCCCGATGGGCCAGATGGTCTACCGCAGCCTGCACGCCGCGAAGAAGGGCGCCAAGGACTTCTGGGCCCCCCAGGGACTCTTCGAGGACCTCGGCATGAAGTACATCGGACCGGTGGACGGCCACGACCAGCGCGCCCTGGAAGAGGCGCTCACCGATGCGAAGAACTACGGCGGCCCGGTGATCGTGCATGCCCTCACCGAGAAGGGCAAGGGCTATGCGCCGGCCCGCGCCGATGAGAACGACCAGTTCCACGCCGTCGGGGTCATCGACCCAGAGACCGGGGAGCCGGTGCACCGCGGCGGAGCACGCTCCTGGACCTCGGTGTTCGAAGAAGAGATCACCGCCATCGCCGATGAGCGCGAAGACATCGTCGGGCTTACCGGAGCGATGATGATCCCGGTGGGGCTGCGCAGCTTCGCGCAGAAGCACCCGGAGCGGGTCTTCGACGTCGGCATCGCCGAGCAGCACGCGCTGACCTCCGCTGCGGGCCTCGCCTACGGCGGGCTGCACCCGGTGGTCGCGATCTACGCGACCTTCCTCAACCGAGCCTTCGACCAGCTGCTGATGGACGTGGCGCTGCACCGGGCAGGGGTCACCGTGGTCCTGGACCGGGCCGGGGTCACCGGGCCCGACGGTCCCAGCCACCACGGCATGTGGGACCTCTCGCTGCTCCAGATCGTCCCGGGCCTGCAGATCGCCGCGCCGCGCGACTCCACCCGGCTGCGTGAAGAGCTGCGCGAGGCGGTGGCCGTGGACGATGCCCCGACCGTGCTGCGCTTCTCCAAGGGCTCGGTCAACGGAGAGATCGACGCGCTGGAACGCCTCCATGACGGCGTGGACGTGCTCTGGCGCACCGCAGCCGAGGCGGAGCCCGGCGCCGAGGCCGAGCAGCCCTACGCCCACGACGTGCTGATCGTCTCGGTGGGCACCATGGCGGAGCTCTCCCTGGATGTCGCCCAGCGGCTGGCCGATCAGGGCATCAGCGCCACCGTGGTGGATCCGCGCTGGGTGCTGCCCGTGCCGGATTCCGTGGTCTCCCTCGCCGCCCGGCACCGCACCGTGATCTGCATCGAGGACGGGGTCAAGGCCGGCGGTGTGGGCTCACGCATCCGGCAGAGCATGCGCGAAGCCGGGGTGGACACCGGCCTCAACGAGGTCGGGCTGCCGGTGGAGTTCCTGGCTCACGGCACCCGTGGCGAGGTGCTGGCCCGGGTCGGGCTCACCGCACAGAAGATCACCCAGGACGTAGTCGGCCAGGTGCTCGGCACCAAAGTGCCCTACGCCCGCCCGCTGCCCGGTGAGACGTTTCCCACCGGTCAGATCCCCAGTCTCCGCACCCGAAAGGCCTGA